The DNA region TAAACTTAGTGATGGCAAGATTGTTTCAAAGGAAGAAGGTGTAAGGCTTGCCAGCGAAGGACAAATAGAAGGCGTCAGGGTTGGAACTTCAAAGAAAGGAGAAAAATATCTCAGAAGTTTGCCAGATGGTAATGATGATAACAATTTAGACAATCTTCCTGAATTTCAATAATTAATACTACTCTTACGGTGCATTAGTTTATCTTAGAGATTGTTTAAACTAAAAAACAGTCTCTAAGATTTTTTGTTGATAGTTTTTATTAAACAACTCAATTGTAATAATATTTGTTTTGCTATAAAATTATTTTGGAGGAATGATTATGGATGAGTTGATTTTACTTAAAAAGGAATATGAGGATTTAGCAAGAGAAAGGTTAGGAGTAGAACAA from Caloramator mitchellensis includes:
- a CDS encoding DUF3892 domain-containing protein is translated as MLRITAVKHDDKGEIVAYKLSDGKIVSKEEGVRLASEGQIEGVRVGTSKKGEKYLRSLPDGNDDNNLDNLPEFQ